In Syntrophales bacterium, the genomic stretch CCCGACAGGTCCGCACGGGTCCCCGACACGGAGAGCAGGGCGTCCGTCCGTCCGCCGCCCCGGAAGGCGTCGGCCAGGTTGCCCGACAGGAAAAGGCCCGCCGAGGATACACGCCTGTCGCTGATGTTGACGCCGGCGGCCTCAGATCCCAGGATCTGATGCTCCAGCTCCAGTCCTGTCCGGATGTCGGAGCGGCGGGAGCGAAGCAGGGGGTATTCGAGCTTGGCGCCGATGACGTCACCCTGGAATTTCATGTCGAGGGATGCAAATTCCTTCCCGGGCTTGCCGGCCAGGCTGATGCAGGACAGGGTTCCGTTCCATCCGGTCGATCCGAAGGGGATGCTGTAATAGACGGCGGCTCCGATCGAGCGTTCGGCGCCCATCACGAGGAGTCTGATCCTGTCGCCGATTCCCAGGGGATCGTTGGCGGCAATCATGCCGAAGCCCTGCAGCGCTCCGGTGTACCGTGAGCCGAAGCTGTTTCCGATCAGCGACCCCTGGAAGATCGGCCCTTCGGAGGCAAGGACGACGATCCGGGTTGTGCCTGGCGTCTCCGCCGGTTCCAGGGAGATCCGGGCGCTGATGCCGGGCAGATCGTTCATGAGGAGGGCCGCCCGCTCGACGTCCTCCATCCGGGCGGAGCCGTCCGCCGGCAGGGCCCGTTCGACGATCCCCTTGAGGAGGGAGGGGCGGATCCGGTGGGAGCCCTGCATGTCGATCCGGACCTGCCCGTCGAAGCGTCCGGCGAGGATGGCAATCTCGACGATCCCCTCCGTGATGTCCTGCCGGGGAAGGTAGGCCCGGGCCAGGAACAGGTCTTTCTTTTCCCGGAGGTAGTTGGTGACGAGGGCCGCCGTCCGCTGCAGGTCGGCCATCCCCATCCGT encodes the following:
- a CDS encoding ShlB/FhaC/HecB family hemolysin secretion/activation protein — translated: MKRLSSLFLCLVLVVTLLCGAAAAVSPPDPGSLLQEWKQSVSPAPDRLPPPAVEREKKIVEGPAKDPGIRVLVREFRFTGAEGIARESDLQALVKDSIGKRMGMADLQRTAALVTNYLREKKDLFLARAYLPRQDITEGIVEIAILAGRFDGQVRIDMQGSHRIRPSLLKGIVERALPADGSARMEDVERAALLMNDLPGISARISLEPAETPGTTRIVVLASEGPIFQGSLIGNSFGSRYTGALQGFGMIAANDPLGIGDRIRLLVMGAERSIGAAVYYSIPFGSTGWNGTLSCISLAGKPGKEFASLDMKFQGDVIGAKLEYPLLRSRRSDIRTGLELEHQILGSEAAGVNISDRRVSSAGLFLSGNLADAFRGGGRTDALLSVSGTRADLSGNTDDESGDGAGPGVSGGAFKLNYSLSRLQNLNRLVSLFGWVRGQFASDNLDAAHQFHLGGDSGVRAYSGLEACGSEGHILTLETRLALPFMPPWAAAQIIGFIDTGWIRLYKDLWPGAVTNATGKNEYGLSGAGLGFQVGKSGLYSLRAYYAHRIGENDGRSPNGLDAENLDSNGRFGIEFMLFF